A DNA window from Vigna unguiculata cultivar IT97K-499-35 chromosome 10, ASM411807v1, whole genome shotgun sequence contains the following coding sequences:
- the LOC114166098 gene encoding probable 2-oxoglutarate-dependent dioxygenase At3g111800, which produces MMACQNWPEPVVRVQALAESGLTTIPERFIKPKSQRPTIYTTHVSHTTQEDINIPIIDMKHLYGGDKGRREEELHRVAAACQEWGFFQVVNHGVSHELMKSAREVWREFFHQPIEVKEEYANTPLTYEGYGSRLGVKKGAILDWSDYFFLHYMPCSLRDQAKWPNLPTSLRNVIGEYGEEVVKLGGRVLEILSENLGLRKDFLLNAFGGEKDVGACLRVNFYPKCPQPDLTMGLSSHSDPGGMTILLPDENVSGLQVRRGDDWITVKPTPNAFIINIGDQIQVLSNAVYKSIEHRVIVNSDKDRVSLAFFYNPRSDIPIQPAKELVTEDRPALYPSKTFDEYRLYIRTKGPSGKAQVESLISKCDSS; this is translated from the exons ATGATGGCATGCCAAAATTGGCCTGAGCCAGTGGTTAGAGTCCAAGCCTTAGCTGAAAGTGGCTTAACCACAATCCCTGAACGTTTCATAAAACCCAAGTCCCAAAGGCCTACTATTTACACCACCCATGTTTCTCACACTACTCAAGAGGACATCAACATCCCCATAATTGACATGAAACACCTCTATGGCGGGGACAAGGGGCGGCGGGAGGAGGAGCTCCACCGTGTGGCGGCGGCGTGTCAAGAATGGGGTTTTTTTCAGGTGGTGAACCATGGTGTGAGCCATGAGTTGATGAAGAGTGCTAGGGAGGTGTGGCGTGAGTTCTTTCACCAACCAATTGAGGTGAAAGAGGAATATGCTAATACACCCCTCACTTACGAAGGCTATGGAAGCAGGTTGGGAGTGAAAAAAGGAGCCATTTTGGATTGGAGTGACTATTTCTTTCTCCATTACATGCCTTGTTCCCTTAGGGACCAAGCCAAGTGGCCAAACCTCCCAACATCCTTAAG GAATGTGATCGGTGAATACGGTGAGGAAGTTGTTAAGCTAGGAGGAAGGGTTCTTGAGATACTGTCAGAGAATCTTGGGCTGAGAAAGGATTTTCTGCTGAATGCATTTGGTGGGGAAAAAGATGTTGGTGCTTGCTTAAGGGTGAATTTCTATCCAAAGTGCCCACAACCTGATCTCACTATGGGTTTGTCCTCTCACTCAGACCCTGGTGGCATGACCATTCTTCTCCCTGATGAAAACGTTTCTGGTCTTCAAGTTCGCAGAGGAGACGATTGGATCACTGTTAAACCCACCCCAAATGCTTTTATCATCAACATTGGTGACCAAATTCAG GTGCTGAGCAATGCTGTTTACAAGAGCATAGAGCACAGGGTGATTGTGAACTCAGACAAAGATAGAGTTTCATTGGCTTTCTTTTATAACCCCAGGAGTGATATACCTATTCAACCTGCCAAGGAGCTTGTGACTGAGGATAGGCCAGCACTGTACCCATCAAAAACATTTGATGAGTATAGACTTTACATTAGGACAAAAGGACCTAGTGGAAAAGCTCAAGTTGAATCTTTGATTTCCAAATGTGATTCAAGTTGA